Part of the Geobacter pickeringii genome, CTCGTAGCCCTTCTTCTCACGGAAGCAGACGTCGCAGGCATCAAAGGCGGTCTTGACGGCCCCGCCGGGAGACTTGACCACGAAGAAGGCAACCTCCTTCCCCCCTTGAGAATACTTGTAGAAATGGGCCTTCCCGTCGGCAACCGCCGCGAGCGGTATCGTAACGGTCCCATTCACTGCTTTCACCTTTTCATGCTTTCCCAGGCCGGGGAGCGAAAAGGCCCCCACCACCCCCGCCACCGCGAGGACAACCACGAGGGCCAGGACCCACATCTTCACGAAACCTTTTCCTGATCTGTCCATCTTTTGCTTCCTTTCTCTCGACAGAATTTATTGAGCCGGCTGCCTGGCGCCGCAGCACCCGCCACCACAGCCGCTGCCCGCTTTGGATGCCACGATGCTCTGGCCGGTCATTGCCTTGTACTGTTCCGGTGTCAGGACCTGCAGGATGCTGCTCCCGTAACCGGTGCCGGTCACCCGCTCGGCAATGGTTTCGGGACGGACCCGCTTCGAGTCGTAGCCGATCACGACCCGAGCGGCATTCACATCGACCTGAACCGAGGCGACGCCCCCCTGCATCTTCAAAGCCTTTTCGATGCGGGCCGCACAGCTCCCGCAGGTCATCCCGCTGGTCTTAAGCACGGCGACGGCATCCGGTGAGGCCTCGATACGGACCGAAAAGGCGAAGAGACTCACCACCAGGCAGGCGACGAGAACGAGAGCTCCATTTATCCATCTTCTTTTCACCATCGTCATCCTCCCCAGAAGTGGGCTCTCCGGTTCAAAGCACCCATACCGTCCGATCGATTCCCTGCAAAACCGTTAACAAGGTTCGTGCCAACGGTCGCATTCGGCACCGACGCCCTGATTACGGCACCATACAGGTTTCGACATTTGACTGACGCACAGGTCTGCAGAATACTATCCATTGGCGATGTTGATTATTCCACAGCATCGACGGAAAAACTACGCTGGCCGCGCGGAGGAAAAGCTGATGCCCTCGTCAGGCATTATGCGTCAGCCGCTCAGATCAGGCAGCAGGTCGGCACATTGTATTTTTCCGCCTGCGCCCTGAGTTCGGCCTTGGCCTCCTTTAGCTGTTTTTCCAGCGCTTCAATGCGCTGGATGTTGACCTGATTGTAGGAATACTCGGTCCGGATGGCCAGATCGAGGGACTTCGTCCGCGCACGCAGCTGCTCGGTGGCCTGCTGGTACTGCTGCACCGATTGGTCGTTATTGCACCCCGCCTCCTTGCCGCACATGTCGCAGCCCCCTGCATAGGCCATCCCGCCGGCAAAGATCCCCAGAGCTGCCGTAACTGCAATAATCGATTTCCTGTTCATGACATTCTCCTTTCGTTTCGGAGGAACATGGACGCGAACCATAGTTATGCTGCATCGGCTCGTGATTACACCTCCTGATTTTATCCTGACGATATACATATGCCATGCCAGACCCCACCACCGCGTAAAGTATCAATATCACTAACTTTTCAACTATCAACACAATCCACCCCCCCCGTCCCCTCCAGAATATTCCCCAACAGGCTCAACACTATTCCACAGCACCCCAGGGATGCGGCAGCCCTATCAGGCGGAAGAGCCCACGCCCCCGGGCGGGTGAACAGATAAAAAAAAGTCCTCGCCGTTAGACGAGGACTTTGTGGGCAGTGGTGCCCGCGTTCAGGCTTTTCCCCTGCGGGAATCGCTCAGTACAGGTAGTAGAGTGAAATCCCGCCGCGGAACCCGTCAACAGGCCCCACCCGAAGATCATTCACCTTGCTGGTGGCATTGGTCGCCACGGTATAGGCCACGCTGGGGAGCAGATAGAAGTTGTGGGCTACCTGAATGTAGCTTGTCACCTCGAAGGAGAAATCCTCGTTAGCGGTGGTGGCGCGCGTCGCGGTGTTGAAATTGGCGTCGACCTTGGCGTCGAGCGTTACCGTGTGGTTCAGTTCCTTCTCAAGGCCGAGGGAGAGGGTGTGAGTATCCTGAGCATCGTGGTTTCTGATCGTCGCGCGGTAGATGGCATAAGGGGTATAGTGGTGCCCAAGGTTGGCGCTTGCAGCAATAAAGGGGCTCACGTCCGTCGTTCCTGTGCCGGTATCCTTCCGGCGGGCCGTATCGAATTTCAGGCCAAGACCGGTAACCACGGTAAACGGCTTCTCCTCACCGCCGAGCAGGCGATACTTGGCTTCCAGCGCAAAGTCCCCGAAGCCGTCACGCTTTTCATACTCGGGCACTCCAGCCAATTCAGCCTTGGCGCGCTCGGTAAAGACAAACGGAATCGAGGCAGTCAGTTCCAGGCCATGCCCGAGACCGACCCCGAGAGAGTAGCCGGATTCGACGGCGTTGGTCGTCAACGTCCCCGTACCGTCGATGGGGCTGCTGATGTTGCCTCTGGCGTGGGAATATTCGAAGCGGGCCTGCCCCTCAACCTGCTTCTGCTCGAGAACGTCGGTGAACAGGAGTTTGTGCTCCGCATGGGCTGAAGCCGCCATCAACAACGAGCCAATCATCACAACAATCGTCTTCTTCATGAATCTTCTCCTCCCAATGAAATTAGATAGTCCACTGCCGCAAGACGCGCGACACAACACGAGACAGCCGAAACCATTCACCTTTTCCCGTTATGGCGGGGAGATCGAGCGAAAGACGGTCAACTGAAGGGATTGCGGGGGCGATGCGGTAGAGGAAAACAGTTCTTTCAATACATCAATTTCACGTTCATGGCAACCCGGCAGAGTGAACCAGACCTGTTTCATCCATGAGCCGACTCCGGCAATGGAGCCGATCGGGAAGGGACTCTCCCTGAATCGAAGCACTCGGCGGCCCAGGCGAGAATTTCCCTCCCCGACGCACCTGCAAGCGTTTGGGGTGGCTGCTGGCCGAGAAACCTGAGGACCGCCAGCAGCATCGCTCCCCCGTCGGCTGCCAGGTCGCGACCGGCGGAGAGCGAGACGGCATGGTCGCGCTTGGAGAGCTTCGCTCCCCCTGGGCCGGTCACGAGAGGGAGGTGAGCATAGGCGGGAGCATCATGGCCGAGCAGCCGATGAAGGAGGATCTGCCGTGGGGTTGAGGAGAGGAGGTCCGCCCCCCGCACCACCTGGTTGACCCCTTGGGCGGCATCGTCCACCACCACGGCCAACTGGTAGGCGAAGAGGCCGTCGGCACGCTTTACGACGAAGTCGCCGCACACCCGGGCGAGATCGTACCTTTTCTCTCCCAAGACAAGATCGTGAAACGTGATCGGTTCCGCTGGGACCTTCACGCGGTACGACCGCGCCTCCTTCCCCGGCGGCAGGCCGTCGCGACAGAGGTTGGGGTACGCCATCTCCCCATCGCCGTCGTGGGGAGCCGTGGCAGCCCGGGCGATCTCGGCCCGGGAGCAGCCGCAGGGATAGACATCGCCGGAGGCCAGCAGTTGCTCCAGGGCAGACTGGTAGGCCTCGATCCGATCACTCTGCCGGATGATCTCCCCATCCCACGCAAATCCCAACGCCTCAAGGGTCCGGAGGATGTCATCCGCCATTCCCGGCACCACCCGCGGGGAATCCAGGTCTTCCATCCGGAGGAGCCAGAGTCCGCCGGCACGCCTCGCCATGGCGTAACTCCCCACGGCAGCCACCAGGGAGCCGATGTGGAGCGGCCCGGTGGGCGACGGGGCGAAACGGCCGACGGCCAGGGTTGTGGGGGAATGCTGTTCAGGGGTCATGATTCGGGTCACCTCCGGCGCAATCGGAGGAAACCTACACGCTCGACCGGAGGAAGTCAACGGCCGGCATCTTCATCCTCGTCAAACCGGGTGGGACCCACACTAAAAAAGCCCGGGGGTTCTCCCCCAGGCTAACCGGACGCCGTGCGGTCAAACTTTCTGCTTAAGCGAGGAACGAGCAGCAGTAGTCGGTGACGGCAAGGACCTTCATGGTGAAGGACGAATTGGCCGGCACGTCGAACGACTCACCGCCGCCGATGCGGTCCCACAGGTCGCTGCCGGGACGCTTCAGATCCAGCTCGCCGGAAAGGATCTCCATGAGCTCCGCCGCGCCGGTGTTGAAGGTATACTCGCCCGGCAGCATGATGCCGAGGGTCTTCTTCGTCCCGTCAGGGAAGATGACGGTGCGGCTCGTGACGCCGCCATTGAAGTAGACGTTCGCCTCGCGGACTACGGTTACGTTGGTGAATTCGGACATTGATTCCTCCATTCTGGAAATGGGTGCTGCAGTATCGTTACGCGATCCCCGCCAGTTCGAGCCGTCCGCCCCAGCGGCGGGCCAGCTCGGCGCGGAGTTTCGCGTGTTCGGCCAGCTTCAGCTCCGGGTCCCGTTCCGCCACGGCAAAGGCCTCCTGCCGGGCCTCCTCCAGAATCCGGCCGTCGCGCAGGATGTTGGCGACGCGGAAATCGGGAATTCCCGCCTGGCGGGTACCGAGGAAATCGCCGGGGCCGCGGATTTCGAGATCGGCCTCGGAGATCCGGAAACCGTCGGTGGTCGACTCCATCACCCGGAGCCGCTTCTCGCCATCCTCGGTGAGCCTTCCGGGGGTCATCAGGATGCAGCGGGATTTCTCGCTCCCCCGCCCTACCCGGCCCCGCAACTGGTGCAACTGGGAGAGGCCGAACCGCTCGGCGTGCTCGATGACCATCACCGTGGCGTTGGGGACGTCGATCCCCACCTCGATGACCGTGGTGGCCACGAGGATGTCAATCTCCCGTGCCTTGAAGGAGCGCATCACCCCTTCCTTCTCCTCGGGCTTCATCCGGCCGTGGAGGATGCCGAGCCGCAGGTCGGAAAAGATGTCGTTGGCCAGGTGCTCGGCCATCTGGATGGCCGCCTTCAGGTCCGACTTCTCCGACTCCTCCACCAGGGGGTAGATGACGTAGGCCTGGCGTCCCTTGGCTACCTCCTCCCGGATGATGCCGTAGACTTGCTGGCGCCGGTTCTCGTAACAGACCCGCGTCTCGATGGGGGTCCGCCCCGGCGGCAGCTCGTCGATGACCGAGAGCGACAGGTCACCGAAGACGGTCATGGCCAGGGTCCGGGGGATGGGGGTTGCGGTCATGACGAGGATGTCGGGGTTCTCCCCCTTCTTCCGCAGGAGCCCCCGCTGGATCACCCCGAAGCGGTGCTGTTCGTCCACGATGCCAAGCCCCAGCCGTTGAAACTCCACCTTCTCCTGGATCACCGCATGGGTGCCGATGACGATCTGCGCGGCCCCCTCCGCCACCCGCGCCAAAACGTCCTTCTTCGCGTTCCCCTTCAACGACGAGGTGATGAGCGTCACCGAGATCCCCAGCTCGTCGCACCAGCGGTGGAGGTTCAGATAGTGCTGCTCGGCCAGAATCTCGGTAGGGGCCATGATCGCCACCTGGTAGCCGTTCTCCACCGCCACCAGCGCCGCCATGAGCGCCACCAGGGTCTTGCCGCTCCCCACGTCCCCCTGGACGAGACGGTGCATCGGGTGCGGCGCCATCATGTCCGCCTTGATCTCGGCCAGGACCCGCCGCTGGGCACCGGTCATGGCGAAGGGAAGCAGTTTCAGCAGCGGCTTCGTGTAGGTGTGACTGACGCTGAAGGCGATGCCCGTTTCAAGGGCAATACCCTGTCTTTTCAGGGCAAGGCCCAGTTCGAGAAAGAAGAATTCATCGAAAACGAGGGTGCGGTTGGCAGGGTCCTTCCCTTCTTCCAGCAGCTGAGAGTCGGCGTCGCCGCCGGGAAAGTGGACCCGCTGGAGCGCCTCGGAGAGCGGCAGGAGCCCCTGGCGACGCGCCACCTCCGGCGGCAGCACGCTCTCCACGCAGGAAGCGAACTGGTCCACTACCCCCTTCATCACCTTCCGCAGCGTCTTCTGGTGCAGCCCCTCGGTGAGGGGGTAGACCGGCACCACCCGCCCGAAGCTGACCGGGTCCCGGGCCATGACCGCCTCCACCGTCTCTCCCTCCGCAAGCCACTCCGCATCGGGGTGATGGACCTCGCGCTGGAGGCCGAACTGGGAGACGAGGCCGGTGAAGATTCCTCGCCGTCCCTGCTTCCAGCTCTTTTTCAGGAAGGCGGGATTAAAGTTGAACCACTTGCAGGAGACGGTGCCGCTTGCGTCCCGCACCACCGCCTCGAAGAAGCGGCGTCCCCCCTTGGTTGCCACCACGTCGGCGGAGATGATCTCGCCGGCAAAGACGCTCGTCATCCCGGGGCGGAGCCTGGCAATGGGTACCACCTGGCGGCGGTCCTCGTAGCGGTTGGGGAGGAGGTAGAGGGCATCCTCCACCGTGGCAATCCCCTTTCTGCCGAGGGTCTCCGCCAGCTTCGGCCCCACCCCCTTGATGACGTGGATAGGGGTTTCGAGGTTTTTACGGTGGATGGAATCCTGAAGCTGGCTCTTGGCCGCAACGGGAGAGGAGGAAAGGTGTGGAGTGAGGAGAATGCCCTCCGGCACGGG contains:
- a CDS encoding DUF2318 domain-containing protein, coding for MDRSGKGFVKMWVLALVVVLAVAGVVGAFSLPGLGKHEKVKAVNGTVTIPLAAVADGKAHFYKYSQGGKEVAFFVVKSPGGAVKTAFDACDVCFREKKGYEQGGGFMVCKQCNKKFDINRIGEGAGGGCNPSFLPSRQVGNAIVIATSDLMAGSRFF
- a CDS encoding heavy-metal-associated domain-containing protein; the encoded protein is MVKRRWINGALVLVACLVVSLFAFSVRIEASPDAVAVLKTSGMTCGSCAARIEKALKMQGGVASVQVDVNAARVVIGYDSKRVRPETIAERVTGTGYGSSILQVLTPEQYKAMTGQSIVASKAGSGCGGGCCGARQPAQ
- a CDS encoding nucleotide exchange factor GrpE, with protein sequence MNRKSIIAVTAALGIFAGGMAYAGGCDMCGKEAGCNNDQSVQQYQQATEQLRARTKSLDLAIRTEYSYNQVNIQRIEALEKQLKEAKAELRAQAEKYNVPTCCLI
- a CDS encoding transporter family protein — encoded protein: MKKTIVVMIGSLLMAASAHAEHKLLFTDVLEQKQVEGQARFEYSHARGNISSPIDGTGTLTTNAVESGYSLGVGLGHGLELTASIPFVFTERAKAELAGVPEYEKRDGFGDFALEAKYRLLGGEEKPFTVVTGLGLKFDTARRKDTGTGTTDVSPFIAASANLGHHYTPYAIYRATIRNHDAQDTHTLSLGLEKELNHTVTLDAKVDANFNTATRATTANEDFSFEVTSYIQVAHNFYLLPSVAYTVATNATSKVNDLRVGPVDGFRGGISLYYLY
- the gluQRS gene encoding tRNA glutamyl-Q(34) synthetase GluQRS, with the translated sequence MTPEQHSPTTLAVGRFAPSPTGPLHIGSLVAAVGSYAMARRAGGLWLLRMEDLDSPRVVPGMADDILRTLEALGFAWDGEIIRQSDRIEAYQSALEQLLASGDVYPCGCSRAEIARAATAPHDGDGEMAYPNLCRDGLPPGKEARSYRVKVPAEPITFHDLVLGEKRYDLARVCGDFVVKRADGLFAYQLAVVVDDAAQGVNQVVRGADLLSSTPRQILLHRLLGHDAPAYAHLPLVTGPGGAKLSKRDHAVSLSAGRDLAADGGAMLLAVLRFLGQQPPQTLAGASGREILAWAAECFDSGRVPSRSAPLPESAHG
- the ppnP gene encoding pyrimidine/purine nucleoside phosphorylase, whose protein sequence is MSEFTNVTVVREANVYFNGGVTSRTVIFPDGTKKTLGIMLPGEYTFNTGAAELMEILSGELDLKRPGSDLWDRIGGGESFDVPANSSFTMKVLAVTDYCCSFLA
- the recG gene encoding ATP-dependent DNA helicase RecG, giving the protein MPVVITLAENGQISIPDDLLKDLGLKPGDPVSLAPVPEGILLTPHLSSSPVAAKSQLQDSIHRKNLETPIHVIKGVGPKLAETLGRKGIATVEDALYLLPNRYEDRRQVVPIARLRPGMTSVFAGEIISADVVATKGGRRFFEAVVRDASGTVSCKWFNFNPAFLKKSWKQGRRGIFTGLVSQFGLQREVHHPDAEWLAEGETVEAVMARDPVSFGRVVPVYPLTEGLHQKTLRKVMKGVVDQFASCVESVLPPEVARRQGLLPLSEALQRVHFPGGDADSQLLEEGKDPANRTLVFDEFFFLELGLALKRQGIALETGIAFSVSHTYTKPLLKLLPFAMTGAQRRVLAEIKADMMAPHPMHRLVQGDVGSGKTLVALMAALVAVENGYQVAIMAPTEILAEQHYLNLHRWCDELGISVTLITSSLKGNAKKDVLARVAEGAAQIVIGTHAVIQEKVEFQRLGLGIVDEQHRFGVIQRGLLRKKGENPDILVMTATPIPRTLAMTVFGDLSLSVIDELPPGRTPIETRVCYENRRQQVYGIIREEVAKGRQAYVIYPLVEESEKSDLKAAIQMAEHLANDIFSDLRLGILHGRMKPEEKEGVMRSFKAREIDILVATTVIEVGIDVPNATVMVIEHAERFGLSQLHQLRGRVGRGSEKSRCILMTPGRLTEDGEKRLRVMESTTDGFRISEADLEIRGPGDFLGTRQAGIPDFRVANILRDGRILEEARQEAFAVAERDPELKLAEHAKLRAELARRWGGRLELAGIA